One genomic window of Oncorhynchus kisutch isolate 150728-3 linkage group LG24, Okis_V2, whole genome shotgun sequence includes the following:
- the LOC109869723 gene encoding extracellular matrix protein 2-like, whose translation MAELTMNRLALLFFCLYATASLIDGKPSHRTEKPRSSKPVVAADLPDPDNTDDTLRPGVSGQCSVNGMFLFDRAMWSPQPCSVCQCQRGTVSCHPVPCGGSNNQQTVAPKVKKSSSNAEKKEGIPKQKKSLQRTSEEGGAGRQKKEERHVTPVKVVAVVKSMATQNKKQEVAVKKQEVAVKKQKVSVKKQEMVVKTKVRKTEVPVAKRRDPKINKDSLPYLPYDDDDHDDHDHSEHDDNDDDDDYIIRATGKPTMRLAPMGRPVTMATGRLATTTTRRPMVRGPGRAVVTFPRRHSIMESLPAGCLLSESLIACGSTGMVHIPILSDQGVKTLYLADNKINKIPPRALAGLPNLEWLDLSKNKLDDSSISPDLFQNLTQLRRLNLDGNNLTKVPSILPPSLVELKINDNKILGLTPSSFKGLSKLLTLELEDNHFHDGNVSPLTFRPLKKLIYLRLEDNKFRAIPSGLPVTLQALHLSDNRIEEVHEGILNKTVNLRFLDLSHNRIREDRIAPRAWIHLLKLESLDLSHNKLVHVPSFLPVGLQQLHLHHNQIERIPGYVFGHIKPGLDLLHLSHNRLANDGIDDVSFLGLYNSLTELLLDHNQLRSIPRGLLKLKSLQLLRLNHNVIRYVPLNSLCDMRQSDDSPLVSVHLEYNLIDRRLIPPTALSCIKTYHSIILRPQSNEEDYHHEDY comes from the exons ATGGCAGAGCTGACCATGAACAGATTAGCGCTCCTATTTTTCTGCTTATATGCAACAGCCTCACTAATTGATGGGAAGCCCAGCCATAGAACAGAGAAGCCCAGGAGCTCCAAACCCGTGGTAGCAGCTGACTTACCTGATCCGGATAACACTGATGATACTCTCCGCCCTG GTGTCAGCGGGCAGTGCTCAGTGAATGGGATGTTCCTGTTTGACAGGGCCATGTGGTCACCTCAGCCCTGCTCCGTGTGCCAGTGTCAGAGGGGAACTGTCAGCTGTCACCCTGTCCCCTGCGGCG GTTCAAATAACCAGCAGACAGTGGCTCCCAAAGTCAAGAAATCCTCCTCTAATGCAGAGAAGAAAGAGGGGATTCCAAAGCAGAAGAAGAGTCTCCAAAGGACATCAGAAGAAGGAGGAGCAGGACGTCAGAAGAAGGAGGAGCGGCATGTTACTCCAGTGAAAGTG GTTGCTGTTGTGAAATCCATGGCCACCCAGAACAAAAAACAAGAAGTAGCAGTGAAGAAACAGGAAGTGGCTGTGAAGAAACAAAAAGTGTCTGTGAAGAAACAGGAAATGGTTGTGAAAACAAAAGTCAGGAAGACCGAGGTCCCTGTGGCCAAGAGGCGTGACCCGAAGATAAACAAAGACAGCCTTCCATACCTTCCCTACGATGATGACGATCACGATGACCATGACCACAGCGAGCATGACGACAATGACGACGATGATGATTATATCATCAGGGCCACCGGAAAACCCACCATGAGGTTGGCACCAATGGGGAGACCAGTCACCATGGCGACTGGCCGactggctactaccaccactaggaGACCCATGGTGAGGGGGCCGGGACGTGCTGTGGTCACATTCCCCAGGAGACACAGCATCATGGAGTCTCTCCCTGCTGGCTGCCTGCTCTCGGAGTCTCTGATCGCCTGTGGCAGCACTGGCATGGTCCACATCCCCATCCTCTCAGACCAGGGGGTCAAGACCCTCTATCTGGCAG ACAATAAGATCAATAAGATCCCTCCCCGGGCGCTGGCTGGGCTGCCCAACCTGGAGTGGCTGGACCTGAGCAAGAACAAGCTGGACGACTCCTCAATCAGCCCTGACCTGTTCCAG AACCTGACCCAGCTGAGGAGGTTGAATTTAGATGGCAACAATCTGACCAAAGTCCCCTCGATTCTACCGCCGTCCCTGGTGGAGCTTAAGATAAATGACAACAAGATCCTGGGCCTCACACCTAGCAGCTTTAAAG gtttGTCCAAATTGCTGACACTGGAGCTTGAGGACAACCACTTCCACGATGGGAATGTGTCACCTTTGACCTTCCGGCCCCTCAAGAAACTCATCTATTTGCGACTGGAGGACAACAAGTTCCGGGCCATCCCCTCTGGGCTTCCTGTGACCCTGCAG GCACTTCACCTGTCGGATAACAGAATAGAAGAGGTGCATGAGGGGATCCTCAACAAGACCGTCAACCTCAGGTTTCTGGATCTCAGTCATAATAGGATCCGGGAGGACCGCATAGCCCCAAGGGCCTGGATACACTTGTT AAAGTTGGAGTCGTTGGACCTGTCGCACAATAAGCTGGTGCAtgttccctccttcctccctgtgGGTCTACAGCAGCTCCACCTGCACCACAACCAGATTGAGCGGATCCCTGGCTACGTGTTTGGCCACATTAAACCGGGACTGGACCTTCTTCACCTGTCCCACAACAGGCTGGCCAACGACGGCATTGATGATGTGTCCTTCCTGGGCCTGTACAACTCCCTGACTGAACTCCTACTGGACCACAACCAGCTTCGCTCCATCCCCAGGGGGCTACTGAAGCTCAAGAGCCTGCAGCTCCTCCGCCTCAACCACAACGTTATCAG ATACGTTCCTCTGAACTCTCTGTGTGACATGCGCCAGAGTGACGACTCGCCCCTAGTCTCCGTTCACCTGGAGTACAACCTGATTGACAGGCGTCTCATCCCGCCCACCGCCCTATCCTGCATCAAGACCTACCACAGCATCATACTACGGCCCCAGAGTAACGAGGAAGATTACCACCATGAAGATTActag